From the genome of Actinomycetota bacterium, one region includes:
- a CDS encoding redoxin domain-containing protein: MPVRKEPKDQCVTPAKGIITEEAKASGEKEQAAQPRGGGQVRAQVGKPAPDFEASAFVAGGFKNVRLSDYRGKWVVLCFYPGDFTFV; the protein is encoded by the coding sequence ATGCCGGTCAGGAAAGAGCCCAAGGACCAGTGCGTTACGCCGGCCAAGGGCATAATCACGGAGGAGGCGAAGGCCTCCGGGGAAAAGGAACAGGCGGCGCAACCGCGGGGAGGTGGGCAGGTGAGGGCGCAGGTGGGCAAGCCGGCGCCGGACTTCGAGGCCAGCGCCTTCGTGGCCGGCGGCTTCAAGAACGTCAGGCTCTCCGACTACAGGGGGAAGTGGGTGGTCCTCTGTTTCTACCCGGGTGATTTCACCTTCGTATGA